One window of the Niallia circulans genome contains the following:
- a CDS encoding dipicolinate synthase subunit B → MSLQGKRIGFGISGSHCTYEEVVPQVEKLVVQGAEVVPVVTGNVKNTDTRFGKGKDWVSKIEEITGQKIIDSIVAAEPLGPKAPLDCMVIAPLTGNSMSKFANAMTDNAVLMAAKATLRNQKPVVLGISTNDALGLNGINLMRLMATKNIFFIPFGQDDPEKKPNSMVARMSMLAETIEAALEYKQIQPVIVEKYLD, encoded by the coding sequence ATGAGTTTACAAGGAAAAAGAATAGGGTTTGGCATTTCAGGTTCTCACTGTACGTATGAGGAAGTGGTGCCACAAGTAGAAAAGTTAGTCGTACAGGGAGCGGAAGTTGTACCAGTTGTAACAGGAAATGTAAAAAATACGGATACTCGTTTTGGGAAGGGGAAAGATTGGGTTAGTAAAATAGAAGAAATAACAGGACAAAAAATAATCGATAGTATTGTAGCTGCAGAGCCGCTTGGACCGAAAGCACCTCTTGATTGTATGGTAATTGCCCCATTAACAGGAAATAGTATGAGTAAATTCGCAAATGCGATGACTGATAATGCAGTTTTGATGGCAGCAAAAGCGACATTAAGAAACCAAAAGCCTGTTGTATTGGGAATCTCTACTAATGATGCTTTAGGATTAAATGGGATTAATTTGATGCGTTTAATGGCAACAAAGAATATTTTCTTTATTCCATTCGGTCAAGATGATCCTGAGAAAAAGCCGAATTCTATGGTTGCAAGAATGTCTATGCTTGCAGAAACAATTGAAGCAGCATTAGAATATAAACAGATTCAACCAGTAATAGTGGAAAAATATTTAGATTAA
- the asd gene encoding aspartate-semialdehyde dehydrogenase, producing the protein MEQLKGFNVAVVGATGAVGQQMIKTLESRDFPISTLTLLSSKRSAGTKVQYKDKEIVVQEATPESFKGIDIALFSAGGGVSKELAPHAVRHGAIVVDNTSAFRMDKDVPLVVPEVNEEDLREHNGIIANPNCSTIQMVVALQPLKEKFGLSKVLVSTYQAVSGSGAAAVEELNSQTQAILNKEAFEPKILPVKSDKKHYQIAFNAVPQIDVFTDNGFTYEEMKMINETKKIMHADDLKVAATCVRIPVATGHSESVYFELDNDQVSVEEIKSLLADAPGIVLQDDPSNQVYPMPADCVGSNDVFVGRIRQDLDVKNGFHMWVVSDNLLKGAAWNSVQIAESLIKLGLV; encoded by the coding sequence ATGGAGCAATTAAAAGGATTTAACGTAGCAGTAGTTGGAGCAACAGGGGCTGTTGGTCAACAAATGATTAAAACATTAGAGAGCAGAGATTTTCCGATTTCGACTTTAACACTTTTGTCCTCTAAACGTTCAGCAGGAACAAAGGTTCAGTATAAAGATAAAGAAATTGTCGTACAAGAAGCAACTCCGGAGAGCTTTAAAGGAATTGATATCGCATTATTCAGCGCTGGCGGAGGTGTATCGAAAGAACTTGCACCACATGCAGTAAGACATGGAGCAATTGTTGTTGATAATACAAGCGCATTCCGTATGGACAAAGACGTGCCATTAGTAGTTCCGGAAGTAAACGAAGAAGATCTTCGTGAGCACAATGGAATTATTGCAAATCCAAACTGTTCCACTATTCAAATGGTGGTTGCTTTACAGCCATTAAAGGAGAAATTTGGTCTTTCGAAAGTATTAGTATCCACTTATCAAGCTGTATCTGGATCGGGTGCTGCAGCTGTAGAAGAGTTGAACAGTCAGACACAAGCAATTCTTAATAAAGAAGCATTTGAGCCGAAGATTCTACCAGTAAAGAGTGATAAAAAGCATTACCAAATCGCATTCAATGCAGTCCCGCAAATTGATGTATTTACTGATAATGGATTCACTTACGAAGAAATGAAAATGATCAATGAAACAAAGAAAATAATGCATGCAGATGACTTAAAGGTTGCAGCGACTTGTGTCCGCATTCCAGTAGCAACCGGTCATTCTGAATCTGTTTATTTTGAATTAGATAACGATCAAGTATCAGTGGAAGAAATTAAATCCTTGTTAGCTGATGCTCCTGGCATTGTGCTTCAAGACGATCCAAGTAATCAAGTTTACCCAATGCCTGCAGATTGCGTAGGAAGCAATGATGTATTTGTCGGCCGTATTCGCCAAGATTTAGATGTGAAAAACGGTTTCCATATGTGGGTCGTTTCCGATAATCTATTAAAAGGTGCAGCATGGAACTCTGTACAAATTGCTGAAAGTCTAATTAAATTAGGGCTAGTTTAA
- the dpaA gene encoding dipicolinic acid synthetase subunit A produces the protein MLKGMEIAIIGGDARQLEIVRKLTEQQAILSLIGFEQLDHAFTGATKEKIDNVDFSKIDAIILPVRGTDLNGQVDTIFSNEKVFLTKKIVEKTPEHCIIYSGITNDYLNLLIKETNRSLVQLFNRDDVAILNSIPTVEGTIMMAIQHTDTTIHGSNVIVLGLGRVGMSVARTFHALGAKVKVAASQSEHIARIIEMGLIPVHLDDLQIAVDDIDICINTIPHLVVTSDVIEKMPLHTLVIDLASKPGGTDFQYAEKRGVKALLAPSLPGIVAPKTAGNILADVLAQLLDEQ, from the coding sequence ATGCTGAAAGGGATGGAAATCGCGATTATCGGCGGTGATGCAAGGCAGCTTGAAATTGTTCGTAAATTAACAGAACAACAAGCAATCCTTTCATTAATTGGCTTCGAGCAATTGGACCATGCATTCACTGGAGCTACAAAAGAAAAAATCGATAACGTAGATTTTTCGAAAATAGATGCTATTATCTTACCCGTTCGAGGAACAGACCTAAATGGGCAAGTTGATACAATCTTTTCGAATGAGAAGGTTTTTTTAACGAAAAAAATAGTAGAAAAAACCCCTGAGCATTGCATCATATATTCAGGAATAACGAATGATTATTTAAATTTGCTTATTAAAGAAACGAACCGATCATTAGTTCAATTATTTAACCGAGATGATGTAGCAATTTTAAATTCTATTCCAACTGTCGAAGGTACAATAATGATGGCAATTCAACATACAGACACAACGATTCATGGCTCAAATGTTATTGTGCTTGGGCTAGGTCGTGTAGGCATGAGTGTTGCACGTACTTTTCATGCCCTAGGAGCGAAAGTAAAGGTCGCAGCAAGTCAAAGTGAACATATTGCTCGCATTATCGAAATGGGATTAATCCCAGTACATTTAGATGATTTACAGATTGCAGTCGATGATATTGATATTTGTATAAATACAATTCCCCATCTTGTCGTAACTTCTGATGTCATTGAAAAAATGCCATTGCACACATTGGTAATTGATTTGGCATCTAAACCAGGCGGAACAGATTTTCAATACGCAGAAAAAAGAGGAGTTAAGGCATTGCTTGCGCCGAGTTTACCGGGGATTGTAGCTCCGAAAACAGCGGGAAATATATTGGCAGATGTCTTAGCACAATTACTAGATGAACAATAG